One Lacticaseibacillus rhamnosus genomic window carries:
- the glpO gene encoding type 1 glycerol-3-phosphate oxidase codes for MAFSKETRTQTIDQLKQTELDLLIVGGGITGAGVAIQAAASGLKTGLIEMQDFAEGTSSRSTKLVHGGIRYLKTFDVGVVADTVKERAVVQGIAPHIPRPFPMLLPVYQEAGSTFDMFSIKIAMDLYDRLANVEGSQYANYTVTKDEILQREPHLAADGLQGGGVYLDFVNNDARLVIENIKEAAELGGLMASRVQAIGVLHDDAGQVNGLQVKDLLDGSVFDIHAKLVINTTGPWSDKFKALDQAEDQTPTLRPTKGVHLVVDGSRLPVPQPTYMDTGLNDGRMFFVVPREGKTYFGTTDTDYHGDFNHPQVEQADVDYLLKVINKRYPQSHITLDDIEASWAGLRPLIANNGSSDYNGGGANTGKVSDDSFEALIRVVDDYEDNQATRADVEHAISRLETAHAEAALSPSQVSRGSSLRQADDGMITLSGGKITDYRKMAAGALALIRRLLAEHFATETRTVDSKKLQVSGGHFDPTNVDDTIAFYTRIGIDAGLPEKDAADLANRFGSNVSRVVTYTDGQAAPGLSLKETMSLRYSINEEMTLTPVDYLLRRTNAILFHAETLNELKQPVVDEMARLLGWDDATKAQQLADLNQAIRESQLADLKKTPASTNPA; via the coding sequence ATGGCATTTTCAAAAGAAACCCGCACCCAGACGATTGATCAATTGAAGCAGACCGAACTCGACTTACTCATTGTTGGCGGTGGTATTACCGGTGCCGGCGTAGCAATTCAGGCAGCCGCAAGCGGTTTGAAAACCGGCTTGATTGAAATGCAGGATTTCGCGGAAGGAACCAGTTCCCGCTCGACCAAGCTGGTTCATGGCGGCATTCGTTACCTCAAGACTTTTGATGTCGGCGTTGTCGCCGATACCGTTAAAGAACGTGCCGTAGTTCAAGGAATTGCGCCTCACATTCCGCGTCCATTCCCGATGTTGTTGCCAGTTTATCAGGAAGCCGGCAGTACTTTTGATATGTTCAGTATCAAAATCGCCATGGATCTCTATGATCGTCTGGCAAACGTTGAAGGTTCCCAGTACGCCAACTACACCGTCACCAAAGATGAAATTCTGCAACGCGAACCGCATTTAGCCGCTGATGGCCTCCAAGGCGGCGGCGTGTACCTCGACTTTGTCAACAACGATGCCCGGCTTGTTATTGAAAACATCAAAGAAGCAGCAGAATTAGGCGGACTGATGGCTAGTCGGGTTCAAGCCATTGGCGTTTTGCATGATGATGCCGGTCAGGTTAATGGCTTACAGGTTAAGGATCTTTTGGATGGCAGCGTTTTCGACATTCATGCCAAACTCGTGATCAATACGACCGGACCTTGGTCTGACAAGTTCAAGGCGTTGGATCAAGCCGAAGATCAAACCCCAACATTGCGGCCAACGAAAGGGGTTCACTTGGTTGTCGATGGTTCTCGACTGCCGGTACCACAGCCAACGTATATGGATACTGGCTTGAACGACGGCCGGATGTTCTTCGTGGTGCCACGGGAAGGCAAGACTTACTTCGGCACCACCGATACCGATTACCACGGCGACTTCAACCATCCGCAAGTCGAACAAGCCGATGTCGATTATCTCTTGAAAGTCATCAACAAGCGCTATCCGCAAAGCCATATCACGCTTGACGATATCGAAGCGAGCTGGGCAGGATTGCGACCGCTGATTGCCAACAACGGCAGCTCCGATTACAACGGCGGCGGTGCGAACACCGGTAAAGTTTCGGATGATTCCTTTGAAGCGTTAATCCGTGTCGTTGATGATTACGAAGACAACCAGGCTACCCGCGCTGACGTTGAACATGCGATCTCCAGACTAGAAACAGCCCACGCCGAAGCTGCTTTGAGCCCATCACAAGTTTCACGCGGCAGCTCACTTCGCCAAGCCGATGATGGCATGATCACCTTGTCCGGTGGGAAAATCACGGATTATCGAAAAATGGCAGCGGGCGCGCTTGCTTTGATCCGCCGCTTGTTGGCTGAACATTTTGCAACCGAAACACGGACCGTTGATTCCAAAAAGCTCCAGGTTTCAGGTGGGCATTTTGACCCGACCAACGTTGACGATACGATTGCTTTTTACACGCGGATTGGCATCGATGCCGGCTTGCCGGAAAAAGATGCTGCCGACTTGGCCAATCGCTTCGGTTCAAATGTCAGCCGGGTTGTCACCTACACAGATGGGCAGGCGGCTCCTGGACTCAGCCTTAAGGAAACCATGAGCCTGCGCTATTCGATCAACGAGGAAATGACCTTGACACCAGTGGATTACCTATTGCGGCGGACCAATGCAATTCTCTTCCATGCCGAGACCCTTAACGAGCTTAAACAGCCAGTCGTTGATGAAATGGCACGCTTATTGGGTTGGGATGACGCGACTAAAGCCCAACAATTGGCTGATCTTAATCAGGCTATCCGTGAAAGCCAATTAGCAGACTTGAAGAAGACGCCAGCATCAACCAATCCTGCGTAG
- the glpK gene encoding glycerol kinase GlpK has translation MTNEQQYILAIDEGTTSTRTIIIDHNGQKVADAQREFPQYFPHPGWVEHNANEIWNAALSTIATAFIESHIQPRQIVGIGITNQRETTVVWDKQTGLPIYNAIVWQSRQTSDIADQLKADGYADLVHDATGLLIDSYFSATKIRWILDHVPGAQERAENGELLFGTIDTWLSWKLSGGAIHVTDYTNASRTMLFNIHKLDWDDEILRILNIPKQMLPEVRSNSEIYGDAAAYHFFGSTVPIAGMVGDQQAALFGQLAIEPGMVKNTYGTGAFIVMNTGDKPTLSNHNLLTTIGYGLNGKITYALEGSVFVAGSAIQWLRDAMKLIERSSDSEAAARASKSQNEVYVVPAFTGLGAPYWDSDARGAIFGITRGTTREDFIKATLQSLAYQSRDVVDTMNKDTGMPIPALRVDGGAANNDYLMQFQADILGIPIERAANLETTAMGAAFFAGLATGFWNSTDELQSIVKVGKRFEPTMDVSDRESLYEGWKQAVAATQQYKHTSKQD, from the coding sequence GTGACAAACGAACAGCAGTATATTCTGGCGATTGATGAAGGAACAACCAGCACGCGTACCATCATCATCGATCACAATGGGCAAAAAGTTGCTGATGCCCAGCGCGAATTTCCACAGTATTTTCCACATCCTGGTTGGGTTGAACATAACGCAAATGAAATCTGGAATGCTGCGTTATCCACGATTGCCACAGCGTTTATCGAATCGCATATTCAGCCGCGCCAAATTGTTGGGATCGGCATTACGAATCAGCGGGAAACAACGGTCGTGTGGGATAAGCAAACTGGGCTGCCCATTTACAACGCCATTGTTTGGCAATCCCGTCAAACCAGCGACATTGCTGATCAACTTAAAGCGGATGGCTATGCTGATCTAGTTCACGATGCCACCGGTTTGCTAATTGATTCCTACTTCTCTGCTACCAAAATTCGCTGGATTCTGGATCATGTACCAGGAGCGCAGGAACGGGCTGAAAATGGTGAATTGCTTTTTGGCACCATTGACACTTGGCTATCATGGAAGCTTTCTGGCGGTGCCATTCATGTCACCGACTACACCAATGCTTCACGAACCATGCTCTTCAATATCCACAAGTTGGATTGGGATGATGAGATCTTACGGATTCTCAACATCCCCAAGCAAATGCTGCCGGAAGTTCGCAGCAATTCAGAAATTTATGGGGATGCAGCAGCCTATCATTTCTTCGGCAGTACCGTTCCCATTGCCGGTATGGTCGGGGATCAGCAAGCAGCATTATTCGGACAGCTGGCTATCGAACCGGGAATGGTCAAAAACACGTATGGTACCGGTGCCTTTATCGTCATGAATACCGGCGATAAGCCAACCTTGTCGAATCATAATCTGCTAACCACTATTGGCTACGGACTTAACGGCAAGATCACTTATGCCTTGGAAGGTTCGGTCTTTGTGGCTGGCAGCGCCATTCAATGGTTACGTGATGCCATGAAACTGATTGAGCGTTCAAGCGACTCCGAAGCTGCCGCACGAGCATCCAAGAGTCAAAACGAGGTCTATGTCGTCCCTGCCTTTACTGGCTTAGGTGCTCCTTACTGGGATTCGGATGCACGTGGCGCTATTTTCGGAATTACCCGTGGAACAACTCGGGAAGACTTCATCAAGGCAACGTTACAATCGCTTGCTTATCAATCCCGTGATGTTGTCGACACGATGAACAAGGATACCGGCATGCCGATTCCAGCTCTGCGCGTTGATGGCGGGGCTGCTAATAACGATTACCTCATGCAGTTTCAGGCTGACATCCTTGGTATTCCGATTGAACGCGCCGCCAACCTTGAGACCACTGCCATGGGTGCCGCCTTCTTTGCCGGGCTAGCAACCGGATTCTGGAACAGCACCGATGAACTCCAAAGTATCGTCAAGGTCGGTAAGCGCTTTGAACCGACCATGGACGTATCAGACCGGGAATCACTTTACGAAGGCTGGAAACAAGCCGTTGCCGCCACCCAACAGTACAAGCACACCTCCAAGCAAGACTAA
- a CDS encoding glycosyltransferase family 2 protein, whose amino-acid sequence MAIPDLTIIVPTYNLGRYLPATLKRIQQQTIDVELWLIDDASTDETAETAAAFVNGIPNYHATAFSHHQGIGAARNFGIDHATGRFLAFVDGDDLIAPTFAATLLRGFTPGVVATAVGYDWWQRNRGGPDQFQLLSQAAMFEQVSHHGTEIGGYIWNKAFPRASLNAGHIRYDERLQIAEDYYFTADFVAHTPGMYAYNPTILYTKVNRPDSTMHRFSPADRRQEIQIFERILELKKLIQPD is encoded by the coding sequence ATGGCAATTCCTGATTTAACCATTATTGTCCCCACCTATAACTTAGGCCGGTATCTTCCAGCGACTTTAAAGCGCATCCAGCAACAAACCATCGACGTGGAACTTTGGTTAATCGATGATGCTTCAACCGATGAAACTGCTGAAACCGCCGCCGCGTTTGTAAATGGCATCCCCAATTATCACGCAACCGCCTTTTCCCATCACCAAGGTATCGGCGCCGCACGCAATTTTGGTATTGACCATGCGACTGGGCGGTTCCTTGCGTTTGTCGATGGTGATGATCTGATTGCACCGACTTTTGCTGCGACCTTGCTACGCGGATTTACCCCCGGCGTTGTCGCAACAGCTGTCGGCTATGACTGGTGGCAGCGTAACCGCGGCGGCCCTGATCAATTTCAATTGCTATCACAAGCGGCAATGTTTGAACAGGTCTCGCATCACGGTACCGAAATTGGCGGTTATATTTGGAATAAGGCTTTCCCTCGTGCCAGCTTAAATGCCGGGCATATTCGATATGATGAACGATTACAAATTGCGGAAGATTACTACTTTACTGCTGACTTCGTTGCCCATACGCCCGGCATGTATGCCTACAACCCAACCATTCTCTACACCAAAGTCAACCGTCCCGACAGCACGATGCACCGATTTTCCCCGGCTGATCGGCGCCAGGAAATTCAAATTTTTGAACGTATTCTTGAATTAAAAAAATTAATTCAGCCGGACTAG
- the lacT gene encoding transcription antiterminator LacT yields the protein MPKIDQIFNNNVALVELDNHSQAVVKGRGIAFQKKRGDVIPAKQIEKIFYLASETSRQNLYFLLRNIPIDVVTTTYEIIDVAQKQFHLKVLDYIYITLSDHIYEAYKRYQNGTYQETMVPDFHIQYPAEYAVANQALQIIAANLGVAFPPSEVKNLALHFINASGEDDNEQAFDKNNEASLSQLVQRVLKRHRITRSQTNGNYYDRFMIHLQYLIDRLQRVNTDAVAIVPEVANELEQNYPRSYQIASEIFDEIKDQLYRNMSEDERLYFIIHIQRLINEAPAHDQKQGKKS from the coding sequence ATGCCGAAAATCGATCAGATCTTTAACAATAACGTGGCGTTGGTTGAGCTAGACAACCATAGTCAAGCGGTTGTTAAGGGACGGGGGATCGCGTTTCAAAAGAAGCGTGGCGATGTGATTCCGGCTAAACAAATTGAAAAAATTTTCTACCTTGCAAGTGAAACTTCCCGCCAGAATCTGTACTTTTTACTTCGCAATATTCCGATCGACGTGGTGACGACCACTTATGAAATTATTGACGTTGCGCAAAAGCAATTTCACCTTAAGGTACTTGACTATATTTACATTACGTTAAGCGATCATATTTACGAAGCCTATAAACGTTATCAGAATGGAACGTATCAAGAGACGATGGTGCCGGATTTTCATATTCAGTATCCTGCAGAGTATGCCGTAGCTAACCAAGCGTTGCAGATCATTGCAGCTAACCTTGGCGTAGCATTTCCACCTTCCGAAGTGAAAAATCTTGCCTTGCATTTCATCAATGCCAGCGGTGAAGACGACAACGAGCAGGCCTTTGATAAGAATAATGAGGCGTCATTAAGTCAACTGGTGCAACGCGTTTTGAAGCGGCATCGCATTACGAGATCGCAAACTAACGGCAATTATTATGATCGCTTCATGATTCACTTACAGTATCTGATTGACCGACTGCAGCGTGTTAATACGGATGCTGTTGCCATTGTGCCCGAGGTGGCCAATGAATTAGAGCAAAATTATCCGCGGTCTTATCAGATTGCTTCGGAAATTTTTGATGAGATTAAGGATCAGCTTTATCGCAACATGAGTGAAGACGAACGCTTATACTTTATCATTCATATTCAGCGGCTAATTAACGAAGCGCCTGCCCACGATCAAAAACAGGGCAAAAAATCATAA
- a CDS encoding lactose-specific PTS transporter subunit EIIC: MNKVFDKLKPIFEAIAANKYVSAIRDGFIACMPIIIFSSIFMMIAYVPNAWGFYWPKNVTDTLMIAYNYSMGLLALFVAGTTAKNLTDSKNLELPKTNQINPVAVIVASEIAFVILSILPLKTGVDLTYMGTQGLICAYIVGLIVPNIYYVCIKNNVTIKLPPQVPGNISQSFKDLIPMGLSVSAFWLFGVGFKAATGTILPRWIIQVLSPLFQASDSYLGLALIAGAMAFFWFCGVQGPSIVQPAVVPIMIANTAANLQQYQAGQHVSHVLAMNTMDYVMNFGGTGSTLVVAFVMLFAARSAQLKAVGKAAFIPGTFSVNEPVLFGMPIIMNPMFFIPFLATPIVNVCLFKFFVSVLGMNSMIYTMPWTVPAPIGILVSTGFAPLAFVFVLLTLVLDVLIYFPFIRVYDRTLLAEEKAKEDVIEGQDTAVLAADTVAPQTAEVQVEASEMADEKPAAAHDESFFKNNEIDVLVLCAGGGTSGILANALNKLSKERGLKLSAAARAYGQDMDLIKDMSMVILAPQMESMKDNLKKITDKYGVKLVTTTGRQYIELTNNGDMALDFVESNL, from the coding sequence ATGAATAAGGTTTTCGATAAGCTAAAGCCGATTTTTGAAGCGATTGCGGCGAATAAGTATGTGTCCGCAATCCGTGATGGCTTTATTGCCTGTATGCCGATCATCATCTTCTCCAGTATCTTCATGATGATCGCTTATGTTCCTAATGCTTGGGGGTTTTACTGGCCTAAGAATGTGACCGATACCCTGATGATTGCTTACAACTACTCAATGGGATTGTTGGCATTATTTGTTGCCGGTACGACTGCAAAGAATTTAACCGACAGCAAGAATCTGGAATTACCCAAGACAAACCAGATCAATCCGGTTGCGGTCATTGTTGCTTCGGAAATCGCCTTTGTCATTTTATCGATTTTACCGCTTAAAACCGGGGTCGATTTAACCTACATGGGCACTCAGGGCTTGATCTGCGCTTATATCGTCGGCTTAATTGTGCCTAATATTTACTACGTTTGTATTAAAAACAACGTCACGATTAAGTTGCCGCCACAGGTTCCAGGCAATATCTCCCAGTCATTTAAAGATTTAATTCCAATGGGGCTATCTGTTAGTGCTTTTTGGCTCTTTGGCGTTGGGTTTAAAGCAGCAACGGGAACGATCCTGCCGCGCTGGATTATTCAAGTGTTGTCGCCACTCTTCCAGGCCAGTGATTCTTATCTGGGGTTAGCGTTGATTGCCGGCGCGATGGCATTCTTCTGGTTCTGTGGGGTTCAGGGGCCTTCAATTGTCCAGCCGGCTGTTGTTCCGATCATGATTGCCAATACAGCGGCCAATCTCCAGCAATATCAAGCCGGACAGCATGTTTCACATGTGTTGGCGATGAACACGATGGATTATGTTATGAATTTTGGCGGTACGGGATCGACTCTGGTTGTCGCGTTCGTGATGCTGTTTGCGGCGCGTTCGGCACAATTAAAAGCAGTCGGGAAAGCGGCTTTTATCCCGGGAACATTTTCTGTTAACGAGCCGGTACTTTTCGGGATGCCGATTATTATGAATCCGATGTTTTTCATTCCGTTTTTGGCAACGCCGATCGTGAATGTTTGCCTGTTTAAGTTCTTTGTCAGTGTGTTAGGCATGAATAGCATGATCTACACCATGCCGTGGACGGTACCGGCACCCATCGGGATCTTAGTTTCAACCGGTTTTGCTCCACTGGCATTTGTCTTTGTATTGTTGACACTTGTGTTAGACGTCCTTATCTACTTCCCGTTTATTCGCGTGTACGATCGAACGCTTTTAGCCGAAGAAAAAGCTAAAGAAGATGTGATTGAAGGACAGGATACGGCGGTTTTGGCTGCCGATACGGTTGCACCACAAACGGCTGAGGTTCAGGTCGAAGCATCCGAAATGGCTGATGAAAAACCAGCGGCAGCGCATGATGAGAGTTTCTTCAAAAATAATGAAATTGACGTTCTGGTGCTTTGTGCCGGTGGTGGAACCAGTGGCATCTTAGCCAATGCGCTAAACAAGCTGTCTAAGGAGCGGGGGTTGAAGTTGTCCGCCGCGGCTCGGGCTTATGGACAGGATATGGACTTGATCAAAGATATGAGTATGGTCATTCTGGCGCCACAAATGGAAAGTATGAAGGATAATTTGAAAAAGATTACCGATAAATATGGCGTTAAGTTGGTTACAACCACTGGCCGCCAGTACATTGAACTGACAAACAACGGCGATATGGCACTGGATTTTGTTGAGTCCAATCTTTAG